The genomic stretch tcaaataagAAGTGATACAAGGAGGAATCTCATCAAACATACAACGTCGAGTCCAtgaattggccgccttagctaaggtgtgagcaaccatattcgcttgacgctttataaacttaacctcaaagttaGGGAACTCTAGTAATAACAACTTAAtggatttaataattaaataaaactccGAATTACCGCTCGAACTGGAACTAAAGGCTTTGACCACCTGTTGGGAATCACTTTCGAAAATCACCGGTATGTTATGAAGTGTAGTGGCTGATTGGATAGCTTCCTTAATGGCTAATGCCTCCGCCTCCAACACGGAGAAGGTGCAATTATCCCAAGCAGTACCTGCAGTTACAAAGTCACCATGATCATTAAGAATGCCCCAACCGCGATTCGTAGTCCCGACACGTTGATTAAAGGCGGCATCAACATTACATTTTAAGCATCCAAAAGAGGGAGGGTTCCAAATAACCAAATCTCCGATATCTGAATTCGTTTCCGGAAGATTTTGTGCTAGAAACCACTCTTGCCACCTATGGAAGGCCATCCAACCAAGCTTCGATGCGTCTTCCTTCTCATTGTGCCAAACAAAGTCGTTCCTATTCTTCCATAAACCTTCCAGCATAACCGCAACTCTCCCCGCGGTTTTCCTATCCTCCTTAGTACAGATGTCAAGGATAAGGGATTTGATATCATGAAAAGTTTGGAGACGGGGGGATATTATATCGAGAAGTCCTTCCGTCTGCCAACAAGAATTAGTTtccaaacaataaaaaaaaacatgccAATCGTCTTCATAATTATTACTGCAAAGTTGACAGATTGGATTACACGGCACACGGTGATGAACAAGGCGTACCTTTGACGGGAGACAGTCACTACAAATTCTCCAAATAAGATGTTTTACTCTGGTTGGAGCTGTAATTTTCCAAAGGCTACTCCAATTTAATTTTTCCCTTCCCGAACTAATCCTTTCCTGGCTCTTCCTCCAAATCCTATAACCCGACCGAACACTATAATTACCGTTAACATCTTCTTTCCAAACCAAGCGATCTTCCTGCACCGCTTCTGCCAATGGAACATGTAAGATATCTCTGACAACTGAATAGTCAAACAAATCGCATAAAACTCGCATATTCCATTGTTTAACATTAGGCAACAAAAGATCATTAACGGTTAAAGTGAACACACCTTGTTTTTGAGGTCCCATCAAGCAACCCTCTCTACTTCCACGCAACCAAGGTTCATCCATAACCCTTATGTTTCTACCATCACCGATTCTCCATCTACACCCAAGAGTAAGGACCTCTCGGGCCTTCCAAATACTCCGCCAAACATAACTAGGGTTGTAACCCAACTTAGCTTCGAATAAACCAGTTCTCGAAAAATACCTCGCTTTAAAAATCCTGGACACTAAAGCATGTGGATTTTCCATAAGAAACCAACCTTGCTTAGCAACCATGGCTAAGTTAAATGCCTTAGTATGAGTTGCTCCAATGTTGTTGGGCAGATTAAACTTACAAGGTTAACACTCCAACATCGACAGGATAGTATGAGTTGCTCCAATGCCGTTGCGCAGATAGAACTTACAAGGTTAACACTCCAACACCTAAGTCAGTTTGTGAATAAAAGGGAATAGAGTGAATTATGGATCGaatcatacattttatgttcatgaaataaaataatattggGTCTATAGTATATTGGACTTCTAGTCGGTCCAAAACAAAAGATATTTTATGTTGTCAATTAATTATAGTCATTAAAATTTTTGTAAGTATTTGATTTTTCCTGTAATCACATCTAAAATACATCATTTATTAAATGATTGTAATGCATCGAAGATATAACACTTTTTATATTGTTAGTGTTTAACAAATAAACTCAATTTAAATGTTACaaaaacaacaaccaccaccaaaccTCATCACACTAAATCGAGTTGACAACATGAATCAGCTTCTGCTATAAAATTCTATCAAGAATCATACTTCAATCTAAATCATTAATCTCAAAATCTTAATAATTTCACTTATAATTTTTTAGGTTTTCCTCTACCTTTAGTTTTTTGAATTCCCTCCATTTGATACACTCTTTACTACATAATTTACAAATTTTTTCTCTACATACAAAAAtcacctaagtctattttccaccatcttttctaCTATAGCTGTTACTCCAATAGTGTCTCTAATATTGTAACttctaattttattttgtctagttgttagctgaagatttcgtttgggaagaatatccttcgaaggtttgaaattcgaaggaagatggttactgatgaccatctttgagatcaaaaatggctactgatggccatgttcgagaatgatggtttaagttggaacggagacagttagcactgaagctaaattttaaaagaatcatcttttgggacttaaacgtttttacgaaatacgtaaagtactgaagcttggcgtattttcgtggcattctcgattctgattacgttgccacgcgtcgaaagaggattcaggcgggaggatttgaatttcgaagtagtttatataactgcacaaagacagatggcatcccaaggattctcatgagtaacgtggcatcagattagtgtaggaccgttagggtcaaatttagtataaataagggtcttagtattaggattccgtgtgttcattttgtacaaatcactcacatattgcttaagtatcaagtgttaagagaacgagtttcgctgagaaatgtacgtatgacaccaataccattttaaatacatttgtatctttctttattcaagtatcttttgatattactgcatttcatttactttctgtcatttacattcctgcactctttactttcattctatttagtttcgaagcatttaagtttctgcactttaagattcatgcactttacagtttttgtcttatattttatctttatcttgccattcgctgatgttatatttacgtgtataacaaggtgattgctaatctttttttctttaattaagtatttcttaattcgagacaagccaaccatagacataattcgaactatcatgaataacaacctttttgactatgtcctaggatcaatctagtcgatcctgcgagtaaccaaatcatatttattatagtttggaagactagcggttgtttaccggaaatcatcgtaaacaaattggcacgcccagtgggacggtgtcaaatagattgttttaattgattgttttgttttgtctagaaaatatcaagaccttgtatgaaccttaggaacggtaaattaaccaacagtgcacaaccgattcctaaacgaaggtacaacaagaaaatggtcaatgtggcaagtggagggggaaatcaagatcccccataagggtcaggaacagtagcgacaaattctacgcacgtttcgacttctactcaagaggtgCAGGCTATACCAGTTTCGACAGGATCTGaacccataggtagttcccaggcgaTGCCCGAAAATACTACAGGGACAACAGGGACTATACCAGTTTCGAGTTCGACCACCGCGCCTCCACTTATtagcgcaagcgagataccacctttctcgacaaacggtgcaagtcagttattttccccaggaccatcatcaactttcgaaggttggagacccaacaatccatatggaatgccatattcatatatgacaggattacgatggcctacatacactacaactaacccgacggcattttcgccgaatgtcagttcgataggtcgaagcgcacagaatactggcttctctgcccaaataccccctTTTACCACAAATAGTCAAGCGGCATTTtgacaggaaatggatgcaagtaaccatgatatgttaggaactcTTGCCAAAGAATTGGGCTCCATCTTGAATCCGTTAGCaacgtgttagaacaagaattgttctgatcaataatcttagttttgatgataacaatgtatatgaattttgctcaagataatgtggtactctaatcctatgcaatttccttttcaggaaatatataaagagtatgcacaaatcagcgctaagaagctttgactcagaaggttcagtatgcaacttcagcacatggtctggcaagacatcagaagatggtcaagcagaatcagaacatggtctattagaagcatcagaagaacttgagttcagaagcagaagcactgaagtcatggaatcacgctcagaagcatatcaagatcagaagatcagaagatgctctgcaccaagctgtttgtactctgatgatattcaacatagtatttacaaagaacaaatcagaatcaagtactagatgacaagctacgctgactgacaaaaggaacgttagaagctattaactgcaacgtcagtagtcacagcaaacgcaaggctcgaggtagttgacaaaagagtgaaacattaaatgcaatgctgtacggaatacgcaaagcattaaatgctcccaacggtcatcttctcaaaacgcctataaatatgaagttctgatgagaagcaaggttacgaattttggacgcactttgaacgaattctgaactatctctgatactatcttgctgttcacttcaaaagctatcaaacttcatcttcaacctcactacattactgttgtaatactttagtgagtctaagcttaaatctgtaagagaaatatcacagtttgtgattatcgctttttaagaagcaattgtaatactcttagaatttgtttacattaaattgtaaaggactagagtgatcgggttgtgatccgtatactctagagaagtcttagaaggtctctaagcagttgttcctagagtgatcaagttgtgatcagaagactctagaagacttagaagttgtctaagtggaaaaccattgtaatctcgtgtgattagtggattaaatcctcagttgaggtaaatcaccttgtatagcgtggactggagtagtttagttaacaacgaaccaggataaaaatacttgtgcaaattatttttatcttacgagtttttgaaactacacttattgaaaccccccctttctaagtgtttttctatctttcaattggtatcagagcgccggttctaaggtgcaagcacttaaccgcgtttagaaaagattcaggaagagaaaaacgcttcagtaaaagatggctggtgaaattccaacaaatacatctgcatctacatctggctctgctgagcaatacaatggtaacaatggttacactagaccaccagtattcgatggtgaaaactttgaatattggaaagataaactggaaagttactttcttggtctggatgctgatctatgggatcttctgttggatggttactaacatcctgttaaaactactggtgtaaggctcacaagaagcgaaatgactgatgatcaaaagaaagaattcaaaaatcatcacaaatgcaggactgttttgctgaatgctatctctcatgctgagtatgagaagatatctaacagggaaacagctcatgacatatatgagtccttgaaaatgactcatgaaggaaatgctcaagtcaaggagaccaaagctcttgcactaatccagaagtacgaagccttcaagatggaggatgatgaagacattgagaagatgttttcaagatttcaaactctgactgctggattaagagttctggacaaaggctacaccaaggctgatcatgtaaagaagatcatcagaagcttacccagaagatggggtccaatggtgactgcattcaagattgtcaagaatctgaatgaagtttcgttggaagagcttatcagtgccttgagaagccatgaaatagagctggatgcaaacgagcctcagaagaaaggtaagtctattgcattaaaatctaatgttaaaaaatgcactaacacttttcaggctagagaagaagatcctgaagaatcagaatctgaagaagaagatgaactgtccatgatctccagaagggtaaaccaactctggaagagcaagccaaggaagttcagaggcttcagaagttcaaagagatttgaacgaggagaatcttctggtgacagaagatctgacaagaagaaggctgtctgctatgaatgcaatgagccaggacacttcaaaagtgagtgcccaaaacttcagaaggaaaatcccaagaagaaatttcataagaagaaaggtcttatggcaacatgggatgattcagaatcagaatcagactctgaagatgagcaggcaaatctggcactaatggccacaatggatgacgaatcagaatctacatcagaatcagattctgaagagatattttctgaactatctagggaagagttagtttccagtctaacagaacttctggaactcaagtctcagattagcatcaaatacaagaagctgaaaaagctatttgaatttgaaactaagaagcttgaagtggagaattctgaactgaaggaaaaagttttaaatttatccaaaaatactggatctccttctgtctctgaaaaatctactccaagtctgaacaatattctgaaagaatatgacttaagtttcagaaagtttttatctagaagtattggcagaagtcaacttgcttctatgatatatgctgtgtcaggaaacaaaagagctggcattggttatgagggtgaaatcccatacaagcttgaatctgtggatgatatgaaaatatcatacaagcctctgtataaccaatttaaatttggccactcccatgatattaggcacacatcacatgctcaaagctttcacataacacacaccaagaagcatgtaacaaaacctaagaaatatcatggaactcagaacataaactatcattttgttcctcctatttcatataatgctaaacccaagttcaatcagaacttgaggaaaactaacaagaaaggacccaagaagatgtgggtacctaaggaaaagattattcctattgcagatatccttggctgcaaagaaggaaaagcacaacatgtcatggtacccggactctggatgctcgcgacacattgtagcaacctgcctaaaaatttaacttttagagtcgccacctattctgaagggcgaataggaaaccctacgcagtatagagatcagggtaagatactatattcaggtcgagggaaggtattaggcaccctcaaccctttcctattggctttgaatctaagggtcaagttttatggctaaaaagttaaggttttatagctaaggcagtgaataggggaaaagttGAGaatttagggagggggactcgccttgttgccaagtgcctacgtacctccttatggaggatcagagtctacgtagttcggggcacaggattgtacgccttataattgaatttgatgtgtttttttgaaattgttttgaggctttttgaatggcctatcgcagtttgaatttgatttgaaagggcattttgagttgcccaggataaaaatcctgtagtaacgtggtttagtgtattttagatgtttcgggcgtacaaccctgatttggcacaatcaaccgcaatgatcaataggtttgatcaccatagttaaaagattaggaggtttgcaccattaccaattcaaatcgattgattcgattatcactaataatggattaatgtgtttttattatttttgtgaattgtattttgtattgttacctctcataaccggttaatacggttacaaataataacaaattaaaaggtatgctaatcctcataaccaataagatggttcagaccatttagcaaaataaatttatttgaattttaatttataggatttgattaattaaattaatcgattattaaccatcgcgaccaatagatttagtcggaacgaataataaattaaatcctaaaaaccTTAGTCAATGGGATGGGGCAAACCCTAGTATTTTAATATATGTATAtagggtttttatggtttttacaattaaattaattaaatcgaataatcgaaagACTCGGGAAAAATCCTAATTAATTCCAAACCCTAATCCCTAATTTATGtgttaatcctaatttaaataaattggcTAAATCAAGTACAATTAGttgttaattaatataaatatttaaacaatataataaataaacatatagaAAGAAAACCTGGGCCGAATCCTGTGTGATGCCTTGAGGAGTGAGTATGGTGGTCCCTCAGCCTTATGTACGTTAGATCGGAATTATAGGATATCTTAAGGCCTGGAGGTGAGGACATACGGTGTGCCTCCTGAGGTGCGCAGCGCAAGATTTTGTAGAAAAACTTTGTAAAATAAATATGGCGCAGCAGGGGTTCGAACCTGCGCCCCTTGACTAACACGATGCGCTCGCTACCAATCGAGCTAGCTGCGGCATTTGTTTAATGATCACGCTGggtacaaaatatataaaaacacagTTAAAACCAGATTTAGAAAAAACAGATTTTTCCGCCCAGCTGCGTCCTCTTCGCAGACTTCCTTTTTTTCAGAAATTCCCAGAACCTTTTACCTACGGTTTTGGCGCGTAGCTATAGGGCCTGCAACACAAAATTCACGAGATATGCAATAGAAATTCATGGTAAGGGTACCGATA from Vicia villosa cultivar HV-30 ecotype Madison, WI linkage group LG4, Vvil1.0, whole genome shotgun sequence encodes the following:
- the LOC131596935 gene encoding uncharacterized protein LOC131596935; amino-acid sequence: MVAKQGWFLMENPHALVSRIFKARYFSRTGLFEAKLGYNPSYVWRSIWKAREVLTLGCRWRIGDGRNIRVMDEPWLRGSREGCLMGPQKQGVFTLTVNDLLLPNVKQWNMRVLCDLFDYSVVRDILHVPLAEAVQEDRLVWKEDVNGNYSVRSGYRIWRKSQERISSGREKLNWSSLWKITAPTRVKHLIWRICSDCLPSKTEGLLDIISPRLQTFHDIKSLILDICTKEDRKTAGRVAVMLEGLWKNRNDFVWHNEKEDASKLGWMAFHRWQEWFLAQNLPETNSDIGDLVIWNPPSFGCLKCNVDAAFNQRVGTTNRGWGILNDHGDFVTAGTAWDNCTFSVLEAEALAIKEAIQSATTLHNIPVIFESDSQQVVKAFSSSSSAKAANSWTRRCMFDEIPPCITSYLINESS